DNA sequence from the Bacteroidota bacterium genome:
GCGGTTGCCGCAACCTATTTCAACCATGTGATCTTCCTGTTCATCGGAGGTTTCATCATTGCTCTGGCCATGCAAAAATGGAACCTTCACCACCGAATCGCCTTACGTATCCTGATGCTTACGGGTTCAAGTCCGGCCAGGATTCTGTTCGGCTTTATGTTTGCCACGGCCTTTCTCTCGATGTGGATATCCAACACCGCCACCGCCATGCTGATGATCCCCATCGTAATGTCGATCATTGATGAACTCATGAAAACCTCCGGCAAGGAAGCTACATCAAAATTTTCGATCGGGCTGCTGCTCGGAATCGCTTACAGCGCTTCTATCGGCGGGATTGCAACCCTTGTCGGAACTCCCCCTAACCTGTCGTTTGCCCGTATCTTCCACATCTACTTCCCCGATGCCCCGGAAGTTAGCTTTGCACGCTGGTTTATGTTTGCCATGCCAATGACGGTCATTTTTTTCCTGATAGTATGGGTTTATCTCTATTATCGATACAGGCCTAAAAAGAAAGACTGGCATAGCCCGGGTATACAACTATTCCGCGATCAATACAGTAAGCTTGGCAGGATAGGTTATGAGGAAAAAGTCGTGCTGGCATCGTTTATTCTGGTAGCGCTGCTGTGGTTATTCAGAGCTGAGATCAACCTGGGATTCCTGGTCATACCCGGCTGGTCGACCTATCTCAATTATTCCTCCTTCATCAACGACGGCACCATTGCCATCTTCATAGGCGTTTTGCTGTTTGCAATACCTGCCGGCAAATCGCAGGGAGGCAGGATCATGGACTGGGAGACCGCGGTAAGGCTACCCTGGAACATCGTATTGCTCTTCGGCGGAGGTTTTGCTCTGGCGAGCGGATTTAAAGAGTCGGGGCTCAGCCTGTGGTTCGGTAACCAGCTGAGCTGGGTCAGCCATGCCCATCCCATCCTCATCATTTTCACCATCGCCATCCTGATAACCTTCCTCACGGAACTGACATCCAACACCGCCACCACGGAAATGATACTTCCTGTGTTGGCAGGACTGGCTTTTACCATAGGGATCAACCCGCTTTACCTCATGCTGCCCGC
Encoded proteins:
- a CDS encoding SLC13 family permease, whose translation is MEENNGKSSGLRKKTGLILGPLVFLGVALFGELDPARPEITYALAIALLMAIWWITEALPLAVTSLVPVALFPIFGVMDGQAVAATYFNHVIFLFIGGFIIALAMQKWNLHHRIALRILMLTGSSPARILFGFMFATAFLSMWISNTATAMLMIPIVMSIIDELMKTSGKEATSKFSIGLLLGIAYSASIGGIATLVGTPPNLSFARIFHIYFPDAPEVSFARWFMFAMPMTVIFFLIVWVYLYYRYRPKKKDWHSPGIQLFRDQYSKLGRIGYEEKVVLASFILVALLWLFRAEINLGFLVIPGWSTYLNYSSFINDGTIAIFIGVLLFAIPAGKSQGGRIMDWETAVRLPWNIVLLFGGGFALASGFKESGLSLWFGNQLSWVSHAHPILIIFTIAILITFLTELTSNTATTEMILPVLAGLAFTIGINPLYLMLPATLSASMAFMLPVATPPNAIVFGTNNLQIMDMAKTGFILNIIGAILVTLLTWLLGPVVFGMDTNVFPEWAILGQ